From the Megalops cyprinoides isolate fMegCyp1 chromosome 21, fMegCyp1.pri, whole genome shotgun sequence genome, one window contains:
- the LOC118796434 gene encoding solute carrier family 52, riboflavin transporter, member 2-like isoform X3 — protein sequence MANSWWKKAVVTHVLVALFGMGSWISVNSLWVELPVVVTVLPEGWNLPAYLSVLIAFGNLGPVAVTITHHFAPGSLNEQLLIHVIQGLAVVASVFLAIFWSQVVSVAGEMYSVPYLLLAFVLALVCCTSNVTFLPFMYQFPPEYIRTFFVGQGLSAFFPCVVALGQGVGKLECLNSTTENETMEPHYLKENFPAQNFFWFLFAMLAISGISFLALTFHIPPKPAAPDATDVDSTPEEKEERNPLQNGGAPVSEEQVEVVKPPPAETFWTSRNIYLLVLLGVSNALTNGVLPSVQSFSCLPYGSMTFHLSVVLGNISNPLACFVAMFILCRSSMGLGAMAVAGAAFAAYLLALAALSPCPPLLGTIGGVALVMLRLQI from the exons ATGGCAAATTCTTGGTGGAAAAAAGCTGTTGTTACACACGTCCTCGTCGCTCTGTTTGGAATGGGTTCCTGGATTTCTGTGAACTCACTATGGGTTGAGCTGCCAGTAGTGGTCACTGTTCTGCCTGAAG GTTGGAATCTGCCTGCCTATCTCTCTGTTTTAATCGCCTTTGGAAATCTCGGTCCAGTGGCTGTGACTATAACGCATCATTTTGCTCCAGGAAGCCTGAACGAACAATTACTCATCCATGTGATCCAAGGGCTTGCTGTAGTGGCATCTGTTTTCTTAGCCATCTTCTGGTCTCAGGTGGTCAGTGTGGCTGGGGAGATGTACTCAGTGCCTTACCTTTTATTGGCATTTGTACTGGCCCTTGTTTGCTGCACCTCCAATGTCACCTTCCTGCCTTTCATGTATCAGTTCCCTCCAGAGTATATCCGCACCTTTTTTGTGGGCCAGGGTCTCAGTGCTTTCTTTCCCTGTGTGGTGGCATTGGGGCAGGGTGTAGGAAAGCTGGAGTGTCTGAATAGCACCACAGAAAATGAGACAATGGAGCCACACTACCTCAAGGAAAACTTTCCTGCCCAGAACTTCTTCTGGTTCCTCTTTGCTATGCTGGCAATCTCAGGGATCTCCTTCCTGGCCTTAACGTTCCACATACCTCCTAAGCCAGCTGCGCCAGATGCTACAGATGTAGACTCCACTccagaggagaaggaagagaggaacCCACTGCAGAATGGGGGGGCACCAGTGTCTGAAGagcaggtggaggtggtgaAGCCCCCCCCTGCAGAAACCTTTTGGACTTCACGCAACATATACCTGCTTGTGTTACTGGGCGTCTCAAATGCTCTCACCAATGGAGTTCTGCCTTCAGTGCAGAGCTTTTCCTGTTTACCTTATGGCAGTATGACCTTTCATCTCTCAGTTGTCCTTGGCAATATTTCCAACCCTCTTGCCTGCTTTGTAGCCATGTTCATTCTCTGCAG ATCTAGTATGGGGCTAGGGGCGATGGCTGTAGCAGGGGCAGCCTTTGCAGCATACCTCTTGGCTCTTGCTGCCCTAAGCCCCTGCCCTCCACTCCTGGGGACTATTGGTGGAGTAGCCTTGGTG ATGCTGAGACTGCAAATTTAG
- the LOC118796434 gene encoding solute carrier family 52, riboflavin transporter, member 2-like isoform X2, whose amino-acid sequence MANSWWKKAVVTHVLVALFGMGSWISVNSLWVELPVVVTVLPEGWNLPAYLSVLIAFGNLGPVAVTITHHFAPGSLNEQLLIHVIQGLAVVASVFLAIFWSQVVSVAGEMYSVPYLLLAFVLALVCCTSNVTFLPFMYQFPPEYIRTFFVGQGLSAFFPCVVALGQGVGKLECLNSTTENETMEPHYLKENFPAQNFFWFLFAMLAISGISFLALTFHIPPKPAAPDATDVDSTPEEKEERNPLQNGGAPVSEEQVEVVKPPPAETFWTSRNIYLLVLLGVSNALTNGVLPSVQSFSCLPYGSMTFHLSVVLGNISNPLACFVAMFILCRSSMGLGAMAVAGAAFAAYLLALAALSPCPPLLGTIGGVALVGRLGFPCCV is encoded by the exons ATGGCAAATTCTTGGTGGAAAAAAGCTGTTGTTACACACGTCCTCGTCGCTCTGTTTGGAATGGGTTCCTGGATTTCTGTGAACTCACTATGGGTTGAGCTGCCAGTAGTGGTCACTGTTCTGCCTGAAG GTTGGAATCTGCCTGCCTATCTCTCTGTTTTAATCGCCTTTGGAAATCTCGGTCCAGTGGCTGTGACTATAACGCATCATTTTGCTCCAGGAAGCCTGAACGAACAATTACTCATCCATGTGATCCAAGGGCTTGCTGTAGTGGCATCTGTTTTCTTAGCCATCTTCTGGTCTCAGGTGGTCAGTGTGGCTGGGGAGATGTACTCAGTGCCTTACCTTTTATTGGCATTTGTACTGGCCCTTGTTTGCTGCACCTCCAATGTCACCTTCCTGCCTTTCATGTATCAGTTCCCTCCAGAGTATATCCGCACCTTTTTTGTGGGCCAGGGTCTCAGTGCTTTCTTTCCCTGTGTGGTGGCATTGGGGCAGGGTGTAGGAAAGCTGGAGTGTCTGAATAGCACCACAGAAAATGAGACAATGGAGCCACACTACCTCAAGGAAAACTTTCCTGCCCAGAACTTCTTCTGGTTCCTCTTTGCTATGCTGGCAATCTCAGGGATCTCCTTCCTGGCCTTAACGTTCCACATACCTCCTAAGCCAGCTGCGCCAGATGCTACAGATGTAGACTCCACTccagaggagaaggaagagaggaacCCACTGCAGAATGGGGGGGCACCAGTGTCTGAAGagcaggtggaggtggtgaAGCCCCCCCCTGCAGAAACCTTTTGGACTTCACGCAACATATACCTGCTTGTGTTACTGGGCGTCTCAAATGCTCTCACCAATGGAGTTCTGCCTTCAGTGCAGAGCTTTTCCTGTTTACCTTATGGCAGTATGACCTTTCATCTCTCAGTTGTCCTTGGCAATATTTCCAACCCTCTTGCCTGCTTTGTAGCCATGTTCATTCTCTGCAG ATCTAGTATGGGGCTAGGGGCGATGGCTGTAGCAGGGGCAGCCTTTGCAGCATACCTCTTGGCTCTTGCTGCCCTAAGCCCCTGCCCTCCACTCCTGGGGACTATTGGTGGAGTAGCCTTGGTG gGGAGGCTTGGCTTCCCTTGCTGCGTCTGA
- the LOC118796434 gene encoding solute carrier family 52, riboflavin transporter, member 2-like isoform X1, whose amino-acid sequence MANSWWKKAVVTHVLVALFGMGSWISVNSLWVELPVVVTVLPEGWNLPAYLSVLIAFGNLGPVAVTITHHFAPGSLNEQLLIHVIQGLAVVASVFLAIFWSQVVSVAGEMYSVPYLLLAFVLALVCCTSNVTFLPFMYQFPPEYIRTFFVGQGLSAFFPCVVALGQGVGKLECLNSTTENETMEPHYLKENFPAQNFFWFLFAMLAISGISFLALTFHIPPKPAAPDATDVDSTPEEKEERNPLQNGGAPVSEEQVEVVKPPPAETFWTSRNIYLLVLLGVSNALTNGVLPSVQSFSCLPYGSMTFHLSVVLGNISNPLACFVAMFILCRSSMGLGAMAVAGAAFAAYLLALAALSPCPPLLGTIGGVALVVISWIVFVGLFSYLKVVIGSLLHEAGHTALLWCGVFIQAGSLVGALSMFPLVSIYHIFHRAQECVNNCSD is encoded by the exons ATGGCAAATTCTTGGTGGAAAAAAGCTGTTGTTACACACGTCCTCGTCGCTCTGTTTGGAATGGGTTCCTGGATTTCTGTGAACTCACTATGGGTTGAGCTGCCAGTAGTGGTCACTGTTCTGCCTGAAG GTTGGAATCTGCCTGCCTATCTCTCTGTTTTAATCGCCTTTGGAAATCTCGGTCCAGTGGCTGTGACTATAACGCATCATTTTGCTCCAGGAAGCCTGAACGAACAATTACTCATCCATGTGATCCAAGGGCTTGCTGTAGTGGCATCTGTTTTCTTAGCCATCTTCTGGTCTCAGGTGGTCAGTGTGGCTGGGGAGATGTACTCAGTGCCTTACCTTTTATTGGCATTTGTACTGGCCCTTGTTTGCTGCACCTCCAATGTCACCTTCCTGCCTTTCATGTATCAGTTCCCTCCAGAGTATATCCGCACCTTTTTTGTGGGCCAGGGTCTCAGTGCTTTCTTTCCCTGTGTGGTGGCATTGGGGCAGGGTGTAGGAAAGCTGGAGTGTCTGAATAGCACCACAGAAAATGAGACAATGGAGCCACACTACCTCAAGGAAAACTTTCCTGCCCAGAACTTCTTCTGGTTCCTCTTTGCTATGCTGGCAATCTCAGGGATCTCCTTCCTGGCCTTAACGTTCCACATACCTCCTAAGCCAGCTGCGCCAGATGCTACAGATGTAGACTCCACTccagaggagaaggaagagaggaacCCACTGCAGAATGGGGGGGCACCAGTGTCTGAAGagcaggtggaggtggtgaAGCCCCCCCCTGCAGAAACCTTTTGGACTTCACGCAACATATACCTGCTTGTGTTACTGGGCGTCTCAAATGCTCTCACCAATGGAGTTCTGCCTTCAGTGCAGAGCTTTTCCTGTTTACCTTATGGCAGTATGACCTTTCATCTCTCAGTTGTCCTTGGCAATATTTCCAACCCTCTTGCCTGCTTTGTAGCCATGTTCATTCTCTGCAG ATCTAGTATGGGGCTAGGGGCGATGGCTGTAGCAGGGGCAGCCTTTGCAGCATACCTCTTGGCTCTTGCTGCCCTAAGCCCCTGCCCTCCACTCCTGGGGACTATTGGTGGAGTAGCCTTGGTG GTGATCTCATGGATCGTCTTTGTTGGCCTGTTCTCTTACCTGAAAGTTGTGATTGGATCCCTCCTGCACGAAGCAGGTCACACTGCCCTGCTGTGGTGTGGGGTCTTCATTCAGGCGGGTTCACTCGTTGGTGCTCTGTCCATGTTCCCTTTGGTCAGCATCTATCACATCTTCCATAGAGCACAGGAGTGTGTGAACAACTGCAGTGACTAG